In one window of Candidatus Avedoeria danica DNA:
- the rpe gene encoding ribulose-phosphate 3-epimerase: MSQSRALDDAAARAAVAPDAVEILPSILSADFAHLADDIDAVRAAGIRTVQVDVMDGVFVPNISVGLPVVAALKALGTIRLDVHLMITAPERYIDAFVDAGADVLTVHTEATPHLHRALEAIRARGALAGAAVNPATPTAAIEDVLEIVDVALVMTVNPGFGGQRFIRLCLPKIARLHRLARERGLATVVQVDGGIDATTIGAAVAAGARQCVAGSAVYSAGVPVAEAIARLRRAAAAGLDQAV, encoded by the coding sequence GTGAGCCAGTCGCGCGCGCTCGATGATGCCGCTGCCCGGGCCGCCGTCGCCCCCGACGCCGTCGAGATCCTGCCCTCGATCCTCTCCGCCGACTTCGCGCACCTCGCCGACGACATCGACGCCGTGCGCGCCGCCGGCATTCGGACCGTCCAGGTGGACGTGATGGACGGCGTCTTCGTGCCGAACATCTCGGTCGGCCTGCCGGTCGTCGCCGCCCTGAAGGCGCTCGGGACGATCCGACTGGACGTCCACCTGATGATCACCGCGCCCGAACGCTATATCGATGCCTTCGTGGACGCCGGCGCCGACGTCCTGACCGTCCACACCGAGGCGACGCCCCACCTCCATCGGGCACTGGAAGCGATCCGCGCCCGCGGCGCGCTCGCCGGCGCCGCCGTCAACCCGGCCACGCCGACCGCGGCGATCGAGGACGTCCTCGAGATCGTCGACGTCGCGCTCGTCATGACGGTGAATCCCGGGTTCGGCGGGCAGCGGTTCATCCGACTGTGCCTGCCCAAGATCGCGCGCCTGCACCGGCTCGCCCGAGAGCGCGGCCTGGCGACGGTGGTGCAGGTCGACGGCGGGATCGACGCGACTACGATCGGCGCCGCCGTGGCCGCCGGGGCGCGGCAGTGCGTCGCCGGATCGGCCGTCTACAGCGCGGGCGTGCCGGTGGCCGAAGCGATCGCCCGCTTGCGGCGCGCCGCCGCCGCAGGGCTCGACCAGGCGGTGTGA
- the recG gene encoding ATP-dependent DNA helicase RecG: MHPAALQLTRILALEAAQGCRDHAVIGGLEAYVEHWRSAAAPALPTETLATVVATLGGYAHLTPSDRAARIERVQAVFGDAPPAVPPPTPATQHSPAATVRRPSFAPHPDDDPRLDEPVTALAGVGPKLARDLARLELRTVRDVLFHAPLRHQDFSVRVPIARVRPGDDVTVAGRVVEVRRAPGKAVRDILTVVIADDSGRIGLTFFNQPYLAKTLAVGRAIVASGQAAAIGGRVGLTSPEWEPLAGAGTHTGRLVPIYPLVAGLGQRTLRRVIADAADTFAPGVGDALPEEVRAAEGLMGRAEAVWNLHRAADRGAYERARARLAFDELLTLQLWARRRRLERSKLPGVDLSGGRDLLQRFVAALSFTLTEAQARCVAEITGDLCRPTPMNRLLQGDVGSGKTAVAGAAVALCAGAGLQAAVMAPTEILADQHHRGLGRLLEAIGFAPFDPTSGETPSGAAPKRYARLVGGMKPAEKAAVAAGLADGSIDVVFGTHALIQATVQFARLGLSVIDEQHRFGVLQRSTLAAAPGGPAPHVLIMTATPIPRTLAHVLNADLEQSVIDTLPPGRQPIRTLWLKPDERARAYGFLRQRVELGEQAFVVCPLVEESETIDSPAATTLFERLQGGVFHDVALGLLHGRMRPAEKDAVMRAFHAGEIRILVATTVIEVGIDVPNATVMLIDGADRFGLAQLHQLRGRVGRGQAESFCLLLAADPSRGAAERLQAVAATSDGLALAERDLQLRGPGDYFGTQQAGIVDRFRFARLVGDPAPLAQAARVSEAIIARDPALGERAHAALSKAVAAFTAGADRA, encoded by the coding sequence ATGCACCCCGCCGCGCTCCAGTTGACCCGCATCCTCGCCCTCGAGGCGGCCCAGGGCTGCCGCGATCACGCCGTGATCGGCGGGCTCGAGGCGTACGTCGAACATTGGCGATCGGCGGCCGCGCCCGCGCTGCCGACGGAAACGCTGGCGACCGTCGTCGCAACGCTCGGCGGCTACGCCCATCTCACACCTTCCGACCGCGCTGCACGGATCGAGCGCGTCCAGGCTGTCTTCGGAGACGCGCCACCGGCCGTACCGCCGCCGACGCCGGCGACGCAGCATTCACCGGCAGCGACGGTCCGCCGCCCATCCTTCGCGCCGCACCCCGATGACGACCCGCGCCTGGACGAGCCCGTCACGGCTCTCGCCGGGGTCGGCCCCAAGCTGGCCCGCGACCTGGCGCGGCTCGAGCTGCGGACGGTGCGCGACGTGCTGTTCCACGCGCCGCTGCGCCACCAGGACTTCAGCGTGCGCGTGCCCATCGCCCGCGTCCGGCCGGGCGACGACGTGACGGTCGCCGGCCGGGTCGTCGAGGTGCGGCGCGCGCCCGGGAAGGCGGTCCGCGACATCCTGACGGTGGTGATCGCCGACGACAGCGGCCGGATCGGGCTGACGTTCTTCAACCAGCCTTACCTGGCCAAGACGCTGGCCGTCGGCCGGGCGATCGTGGCCAGCGGGCAGGCCGCGGCCATCGGCGGCCGGGTCGGGCTCACGAGCCCGGAGTGGGAGCCGCTGGCCGGCGCCGGCACACACACCGGGCGGCTCGTGCCCATCTACCCACTCGTCGCCGGCCTCGGCCAGCGCACACTGCGCCGCGTGATCGCCGACGCCGCCGACACGTTCGCGCCGGGCGTCGGCGATGCGCTGCCGGAAGAGGTGCGCGCCGCGGAGGGCCTGATGGGCCGGGCGGAGGCCGTCTGGAACCTTCACCGGGCGGCCGACCGAGGCGCGTACGAACGCGCCCGCGCCCGCTTGGCCTTCGACGAGCTCCTGACGCTGCAGCTGTGGGCGCGTCGGCGCCGGTTGGAACGCTCGAAGCTGCCCGGTGTCGACCTTTCGGGCGGTCGGGACTTGCTGCAGCGCTTCGTGGCGGCGCTGTCGTTCACGTTGACCGAGGCGCAGGCGCGCTGTGTGGCCGAGATCACGGGCGACCTCTGCCGCCCGACGCCGATGAACCGCCTCCTGCAAGGCGACGTCGGCAGCGGCAAGACCGCAGTCGCGGGCGCCGCAGTGGCCCTTTGCGCCGGCGCCGGCCTCCAGGCGGCGGTGATGGCGCCGACCGAGATTCTGGCCGATCAGCACCACCGCGGCCTCGGGCGCCTGCTCGAGGCGATCGGGTTCGCCCCGTTCGACCCGACCTCCGGCGAAACACCGTCGGGCGCCGCGCCGAAGCGCTACGCGCGGCTCGTCGGCGGCATGAAGCCGGCGGAGAAGGCGGCCGTTGCCGCCGGGCTGGCCGACGGGTCGATCGACGTCGTGTTCGGCACGCACGCGCTGATCCAGGCAACCGTGCAGTTCGCGCGGCTCGGCTTGTCCGTGATCGACGAGCAGCACCGGTTCGGGGTGCTCCAGCGGTCGACGCTGGCCGCGGCACCCGGTGGGCCCGCGCCGCACGTGCTGATCATGACCGCCACCCCGATCCCGCGCACGCTGGCCCACGTCCTGAACGCCGACCTGGAACAGAGCGTGATCGATACCCTGCCGCCGGGCCGGCAGCCGATACGGACGCTCTGGCTCAAGCCGGACGAGCGGGCCAGGGCGTACGGCTTCCTCCGCCAGCGCGTCGAGCTCGGCGAGCAGGCGTTCGTCGTCTGCCCGCTCGTCGAGGAGAGCGAGACGATCGACTCCCCGGCGGCGACGACGCTGTTCGAACGGCTGCAGGGCGGCGTGTTCCATGATGTGGCGCTCGGGCTCCTGCACGGGCGGATGCGGCCGGCCGAGAAGGACGCCGTCATGCGCGCGTTCCACGCCGGCGAGATCCGCATCCTGGTGGCCACCACCGTCATCGAGGTCGGCATCGACGTGCCGAACGCGACGGTCATGCTGATCGACGGCGCCGACCGGTTCGGGCTGGCGCAGCTGCACCAGCTGCGCGGGCGCGTCGGCCGCGGCCAAGCCGAGAGCTTCTGCCTGCTGCTGGCCGCCGACCCGTCGCGCGGTGCGGCGGAGCGGCTGCAGGCCGTCGCCGCCACATCGGACGGCCTTGCCTTGGCGGAGCGCGACCTGCAGCTCCGCGGCCCGGGGGACTACTTTGGGACGCAGCAGGCCGGCATCGTCGACCGGTTCCGTTTCGCCCGCCTCGTCGGCGACCCGGCGCCGCTGGCGCAGGCGGCCCGTGTGTCCGAAGCGATCATCGCCCGCGACCCGGCGCTCGGCGAACGTGCGCACGCCGCGCTGTCGAAGGCGGTGGCGGCGTTCACTGCGGGGGCCGACCGTGCATAA
- the coaD gene encoding pantetheine-phosphate adenylyltransferase: MSPTTGEHSPDDRRTDYSAAVFPATFDPVTRGHVAIAERAARVFPRLVLGVYAHPDGSAKSPLFTTAERVALVREAVGHIPGAEVTSFAGLSIEFARGQGAGVIVRGLRVADDFEFERKMAMMNRHLAPSIETMLLISDPAHAYVSASIVREVARMGGDVSSLVPPGVQAALMAKRNAGLLAVEAGDGYAAR; encoded by the coding sequence ATGAGCCCGACAACCGGTGAGCACAGCCCAGATGACCGGCGCACCGACTACAGCGCCGCGGTCTTCCCGGCGACGTTCGATCCCGTCACCCGCGGCCACGTCGCGATCGCCGAGCGGGCGGCGCGGGTGTTCCCGCGGCTCGTGCTCGGCGTGTACGCCCATCCGGACGGCAGCGCCAAGTCGCCGCTGTTCACGACCGCCGAGCGGGTCGCGCTCGTGCGGGAGGCGGTGGGGCACATCCCCGGCGCCGAGGTGACGTCCTTCGCCGGGCTGTCCATCGAGTTCGCGCGCGGCCAGGGGGCCGGCGTGATCGTCCGCGGGCTGCGCGTGGCGGACGACTTCGAGTTCGAGCGCAAGATGGCGATGATGAACCGGCACCTGGCGCCGTCCATCGAGACGATGCTTCTGATCAGCGATCCGGCTCATGCCTATGTGAGCGCCTCGATCGTGCGCGAGGTGGCGCGGATGGGCGGCGACGTCAGCAGCCTCGTCCCGCCGGGCGTCCAGGCGGCGCTGATGGCCAAGCGAAACGCGGGCCTGCTTGCCGTCGAGGCGGGGGACGGGTATGCTGCCCGGTGA
- a CDS encoding DUF177 domain-containing protein, producing the protein MRYIVADLLMRPTGASRFVDLAEPFELSDASATLVAPVSGRLRFVRDHAGVLVQGHLSTKVEMECARCLAPTTVAVDFELVEHFRPTIQLPEGPPILTDPDEEDEPATEIDAHHVLDLSAVIEQNMLLNIPLHPLCRADCLGLCPTCGHDQNEGRCSCEAPTDPRWDALRAMLASPNGAGETNR; encoded by the coding sequence ATGCGGTACATCGTGGCCGATCTGCTCATGCGGCCGACGGGCGCGTCCCGATTCGTCGATTTGGCCGAGCCGTTCGAACTGTCCGACGCCTCCGCGACGCTCGTTGCGCCGGTTTCGGGCCGGCTTCGATTCGTGCGCGACCACGCCGGCGTCCTCGTTCAGGGACACCTGTCGACCAAGGTGGAGATGGAGTGCGCCCGTTGCCTCGCGCCGACAACGGTGGCCGTCGACTTCGAGCTCGTTGAGCACTTTCGGCCGACGATCCAGCTGCCGGAGGGGCCGCCGATCCTCACGGATCCGGACGAGGAGGACGAGCCGGCCACGGAGATCGATGCACATCACGTGTTGGACCTGTCCGCGGTGATCGAACAGAACATGCTGCTGAACATCCCGCTCCATCCACTGTGTCGCGCCGACTGTCTTGGCCTTTGCCCGACATGCGGACACGATCAGAACGAGGGGCGCTGTAGCTGCGAGGCACCCACCGACCCACGATGGGACGCCTTGCGTGCTATGCTCGCATCACCGAACGGTGCGGGTGAAACGAACCGTTGA
- the rpmF gene encoding 50S ribosomal protein L32, whose translation MGAAPKSRIGPRRRRLRRTHYKLFKLNLVPCETCDALMMPHVVCQTCGSFRGVRYIGAVEEA comes from the coding sequence ATGGGCGCCGCTCCAAAGAGCCGTATCGGACCGCGCCGCCGGCGCTTGCGCCGAACGCACTACAAGCTCTTCAAGCTCAACCTCGTCCCGTGCGAGACATGCGACGCGTTGATGATGCCGCACGTGGTCTGCCAGACCTGCGGCAGCTTCCGCGGCGTGCGGTACATCGGCGCGGTCGAAGAGGCATAA
- the fabD gene encoding ACP S-malonyltransferase, with protein MSTAWLFPGQGSHYVGMGQAWAARSPLARAALDEASDVLGADLLSLMAEGPIDQLEETSRQQPALLVASVAALRAVADDLAPPAFVAGHSVGEYAALVAAGALRFADALSLVGARSALMRDAGTTHPGGMAAILGLEDAIVEAACAAIEGVMVGNYNAPGQVVISGTVDGVEAACAALTQAGAKRIVPIRITVAAHSHLMAEAASAFGALVDAVPVADADVPVMANVSSRPITASAEVRAEMRDQLTHAVRWTAGIEAMLVAGVTTFYEIGPGTVLGGLVKRTARGFPDAAITVHALGEPPTA; from the coding sequence ATGAGCACCGCCTGGCTGTTTCCCGGGCAGGGATCCCACTACGTCGGCATGGGCCAGGCATGGGCGGCCCGGTCGCCGTTGGCGCGCGCTGCGCTGGACGAGGCGTCGGACGTGCTCGGCGCGGATCTGCTCAGCCTCATGGCCGAGGGTCCGATCGATCAGCTCGAAGAGACATCGCGACAGCAGCCCGCCCTGCTCGTCGCGTCCGTCGCAGCGCTGCGTGCCGTGGCCGACGACCTCGCGCCGCCGGCGTTCGTGGCCGGCCACAGCGTGGGCGAGTACGCAGCGCTCGTGGCAGCCGGTGCGCTGCGCTTTGCGGACGCGCTGTCGTTGGTGGGCGCACGGTCGGCGCTCATGCGCGATGCGGGGACGACCCACCCGGGCGGGATGGCGGCCATCCTCGGACTCGAGGACGCGATCGTCGAAGCTGCCTGCGCGGCGATCGAAGGCGTGATGGTCGGCAACTACAATGCGCCGGGTCAGGTCGTCATCTCCGGCACGGTCGATGGTGTCGAAGCGGCTTGTGCGGCACTGACCCAGGCCGGCGCCAAGCGGATCGTCCCGATCCGGATCACCGTCGCAGCGCACTCGCATCTGATGGCCGAAGCCGCATCCGCGTTCGGCGCCCTGGTCGATGCCGTGCCCGTCGCCGATGCCGACGTTCCGGTGATGGCGAACGTCTCGTCGCGCCCGATCACTGCGAGCGCCGAGGTGCGTGCGGAGATGCGGGACCAGTTGACGCACGCCGTGCGATGGACCGCGGGCATCGAGGCGATGCTGGTCGCCGGCGTCACGACCTTCTATGAGATCGGCCCCGGCACCGTGCTCGGCGGGCTTGTGAAACGAACGGCGCGCGGCTTTCCCGACGCCGCCATAACCGTGCACGCGCTCGGCGAGCCGCCGACCGCGTAG
- the fabG gene encoding 3-oxoacyl-[acyl-carrier-protein] reductase, whose translation MTALSGRVALVTGSSRGIGRAVAQRLARDGAAVAVHYRTRVDEAAAVVEHIAAAGGTARAFGGDVADRAAAAGLVEAVSEAFGRLDILVLNAGITRDGLLMRMKDDDWDAVIATNLTSAFALARAAIKPMMRQRSGRIIGMTSISGLDGNAGQTNYAAAKAGLVGFIKSLAKEVGSRGITANAVAPGFIPTDLTADLPESALTQAVAHTSLGRLGTVDDVAGAVAFLASDDAAFMTGQVLRVDGGMSL comes from the coding sequence ATGACTGCTCTCTCGGGGCGCGTCGCGCTCGTCACCGGCAGCTCGCGCGGCATCGGCCGCGCCGTGGCCCAGCGCTTGGCGCGCGACGGCGCGGCGGTGGCCGTCCACTACCGCACCCGCGTCGACGAAGCCGCCGCGGTCGTCGAGCACATTGCCGCGGCCGGCGGCACGGCGCGCGCCTTCGGCGGCGACGTGGCGGACCGGGCAGCCGCCGCCGGGCTCGTCGAGGCCGTCAGCGAGGCGTTCGGGCGATTGGACATCCTGGTCTTGAACGCCGGCATCACGCGCGACGGTTTGCTCATGCGGATGAAGGACGATGACTGGGACGCCGTGATCGCCACGAACCTGACGAGCGCGTTCGCCCTTGCCCGCGCTGCAATCAAGCCGATGATGCGCCAGCGCTCGGGTCGGATCATCGGCATGACTTCGATCTCGGGCCTCGACGGCAACGCCGGGCAGACGAACTACGCGGCCGCCAAGGCCGGCCTCGTCGGCTTCATCAAGAGCTTGGCCAAGGAGGTCGGCAGCCGCGGGATCACCGCCAACGCCGTGGCGCCCGGGTTCATCCCAACCGACCTGACGGCCGATCTGCCCGAGTCGGCGCTGACACAAGCCGTCGCCCACACGTCGCTCGGCCGGCTCGGCACCGTGGACGACGTTGCCGGCGCGGTCGCGTTCCTGGCGTCGGACGACGCGGCGTTCATGACCGGCCAAGTGCTGCGCGTCGACGGCGGCATGTCGCTGTGA
- a CDS encoding transcription antitermination protein NusB, with the protein MKGRRRARRLALECLYELDQSTHPLDLVVQHRALAVLEDVLGTLGDRVPKSLVAALAHPAARASLAEAAGAASDFGDPPDGWSDTLSDATASALASTTGTSVETVAEAHAKLVGFRQQVVYGARIVYGVGRALGRIDGVIAQIAPEWPVPQMAPIDRNVLRIALWELGTGSAPLRVVINEAVELAREYVGESSRRMVNGALGTYAAGAHSLQLDPSP; encoded by the coding sequence GTGAAGGGCCGCCGCCGCGCCCGACGGCTGGCGCTGGAGTGTCTGTACGAGCTCGATCAGAGCACACACCCACTCGACCTCGTCGTCCAGCACCGGGCGCTGGCCGTGCTCGAGGACGTGCTCGGCACGCTGGGCGACCGCGTCCCGAAGTCCCTCGTCGCCGCGCTTGCCCACCCGGCCGCGCGTGCAAGCCTGGCCGAGGCCGCCGGGGCAGCGTCGGACTTTGGTGACCCGCCGGACGGCTGGTCGGACACGTTGTCCGACGCAACCGCCAGCGCCTTGGCGTCCACGACCGGAACGAGCGTCGAAACCGTGGCCGAGGCGCATGCCAAGCTCGTCGGGTTCCGACAACAGGTCGTGTACGGTGCGCGCATCGTGTACGGCGTCGGCCGCGCGCTGGGCAGGATCGACGGGGTGATCGCCCAGATCGCGCCCGAGTGGCCGGTGCCGCAGATGGCGCCGATCGACCGCAACGTGTTGCGGATCGCACTCTGGGAGCTCGGGACGGGCTCGGCCCCGCTGCGCGTCGTCATCAACGAGGCCGTCGAGCTGGCGCGTGAGTACGTCGGCGAGAGCTCGCGGCGGATGGTGAACGGGGCGCTCGGGACCTATGCCGCCGGCGCGCACTCCCTCCAACTGGATCCGAGCCCGTGA
- a CDS encoding YggS family pyridoxal phosphate-dependent enzyme, with product MADRVADRVADRVAAARARIAAAAARAGRDPDSVSLLAVTKTASAAQIVVALAAGVADFGENRVADAEARIADVAALRAADDAPAARPCWHFIGHLQSNKARRAVAVFDRVDTIHSVPLADRLSALAGEAGRTLPVLLEVNIARDPARSGFAPEAVAEAAGAVFALPHLRVDGLMGIAPLTRDEAEQRRAFALLRTLRQAVSERYPTQPLPTLSMGMSDDFEAAIGEGSTEVRLGRALFAAEG from the coding sequence ATCGCCGACCGCGTTGCCGACCGCGTTGCCGACCGCGTCGCCGCGGCGCGCGCCCGGATCGCCGCGGCCGCGGCGCGCGCCGGGCGCGATCCGGATTCCGTGTCGTTGCTGGCCGTGACAAAGACGGCCAGCGCCGCGCAGATCGTCGTGGCGCTGGCGGCCGGGGTGGCGGACTTCGGCGAGAACCGGGTCGCGGATGCCGAAGCGCGGATCGCCGACGTTGCTGCGCTTCGCGCCGCCGACGACGCGCCGGCGGCCCGTCCGTGCTGGCACTTCATCGGCCATCTGCAATCGAACAAGGCGCGGCGCGCCGTGGCGGTGTTCGACCGCGTCGACACGATCCACTCGGTGCCGCTCGCCGATCGACTGAGCGCACTCGCCGGCGAGGCCGGACGAACGCTGCCGGTGCTCCTCGAGGTGAACATCGCCCGCGATCCGGCACGCAGCGGCTTCGCGCCCGAGGCGGTGGCCGAGGCTGCCGGGGCGGTATTCGCATTGCCCCATCTGCGCGTCGACGGGCTGATGGGCATCGCACCGCTGACGCGCGACGAGGCCGAGCAGCGCAGGGCGTTCGCGCTGCTGCGGACGTTGCGTCAGGCGGTGTCGGAGCGTTATCCTACGCAGCCGCTGCCGACGCTGTCCATGGGCATGAGCGACGACTTCGAGGCGGCGATCGGCGAGGGCTCGACGGAGGTGCGCCTCGGGCGCGCCCTCTTTGCCGCGGAGGGATAG
- a CDS encoding YggT family protein, with product MDIWCPIANAVQAVGSLMTLAILVRVLYGWVDPTPFPTNAFKGLLWQLTDPILEPIRRLLPAAGPLDLSPIVATVVIQLVARAVAVGIGGDFCGPV from the coding sequence GTGGACATTTGGTGCCCCATCGCCAACGCCGTTCAGGCCGTCGGCTCGCTGATGACGCTGGCCATCCTGGTGCGCGTGCTGTACGGCTGGGTCGACCCCACACCGTTCCCGACAAACGCGTTCAAGGGTCTCCTTTGGCAGTTGACCGACCCCATCCTCGAGCCCATCCGCCGCCTGCTGCCGGCGGCCGGCCCGCTCGACCTCTCGCCGATCGTGGCGACCGTTGTCATCCAGCTCGTCGCCCGGGCCGTGGCGGTCGGAATCGGCGGCGACTTCTGCGGGCCGGTGTGA